A region of Rhodamnia argentea isolate NSW1041297 chromosome 9, ASM2092103v1, whole genome shotgun sequence DNA encodes the following proteins:
- the LOC115756685 gene encoding histidinol dehydrogenase, chloroplastic-like — MYFNVLIGSSIRCSMKWHRLSELTPAEVNSLKARPRIEFSKISSLVKPIVDDVHRRGDAAVKEYTARFAKVELEKIVENVSDLPDPELDAKVREAFDVAYDNIHAFHLAQKSPELSIENMKGVLCKRVARSIASVGLYVPGGAAVLPSTALMLSVPAQIAGCRTVVLATSPRQDGCICKEVLYCAKKAGVTHILKAGGAQAIAAMAWGTESCPKVEKIFGPGNQYVTAAKMILQNSEAMVSIDMPVGRSEVLVIADKYASPVHIAADLLSQAELGPDHQVVLVIAGDGVDRKVIEEEIIKQSGSVPRGEIALEALSQSLFVFACDMVEAVSFSNLCAPEHLIINVKDADKWENFIENAGSVLLGPWTPKSVGEYTRGVSVNSFRKHMTISMNRS; from the exons ATGTACTTTAATGTTTTAATAGGATCGAGCATACGTTGTTCAATGAAGTGGCACAGGTTGTCGGAGCTTACTCCTGCCGAGGTCAATAGTCTAAAGGCCCGGCCGCGTATTGAATTCTCGAAAATCTCTAGCCTG gTCAAGCCGATAGTCGATGACGTCCACCGGAGAGGCGATGCCGCAGTCAAAGA GTACACTGCCAGATTTGCGAAAGTTGAGCTGGAGAAGATAGTTGAGAATGTGTCCGACCTTCCAGACCCAGAG CTTGATGCAAAAGTAAGAGAAGCGTTTGATGTGGCCTATGATAATATACATGCCTTTCATTTGGCTCAAAAATCTCCTGAATTGAGCATCGAGAATATGAAA GGTGTTTTATGTAAAAGGGTGGCCAGGAGCATTGCCTCCGTGGGCCTCTATGTTCCTGGAGGTGCTGCAGTTCTACCATCAACAGCTCTTATGCTTTCAGTT CCTGCACAGATTGCTGGGTGTAGGACTGTTGTTCTTGCAACCTCCCCAAGACAGGATGGTTGCATCTGCAAG GAAGTACTATACTGTGCCAAGAAAGCTGGGGTGACTCACATCCTTAAAGCTGGAGGAGCACAG GCTATAGCTGCAATGGCATGGGGAACTGAATCCTGCCCGAAG GTTGAGAAGATATTTGGTCCCGGAAATCAGTATGTCACCGCTGCAAAAATGATTCTCCAA AACAGTGAAGCCATGGTTTCCATTGACATGCCTGTGGGTCGTTCGGAAGTTCTTGTCATTGCAGACAAGTATGCTAGTCCAGTCCACATAGCAGCTGATCTGCTATCCCAG GCTGAACTTGGTCCTGACCATCAAGTTGTTCTTGTTATAGCTGGGGATGGAGTGGACAGAAAGGTTATTGAGGAAGAAATAATCAAGCAGTCAGGGAGTGTTCCTAGGGGAGAGATTGCTTTAGAAGCTCTGAGCCAGAGCTTATTTGTGTTTGCTTGTGATATGGTTGAG GCGGTTTCCTTCTCAAATTTGTGTGCCCCTGAGCATCTGATCATCAATGTAAAGGATGCTGATAAGTGGGAGAACTTTATTGAGAATGCAG GCTCTGTACTTTTAGGCCCGTGGACGCCAAAGAGTGTTGGAGAATATACCCGTGGGGTCTCTGTCAACTCCTTTCGGAAGCACATGACTATATCCATGAATAGGTCCTGA